The sequence below is a genomic window from Lampris incognitus isolate fLamInc1 chromosome 18, fLamInc1.hap2, whole genome shotgun sequence.
AAGGGTTGCGGTGGTGACTAAAGATGGCTATATAGAAGAATTAAGTCAGCCAGATCATTACATCCGAAGCGGGCTTTCCCAAGGAAGCCTGGAAGTAGACCATGCACTGATGGACTCAGCTCTGCAAGGGAGCTCAAAGCTACAAAGCAACGAACCATTTTCAGATTCACAGCAGGCCATTGTGTGACCATTTAGGTTAAAACAATGGAGTGACGAAATTAAAAGTCCAGGGAGCACGTGATTGGTTGTCTGACTAACAGTTTTCCTGGATGCTGGGAAGTTTTGAGAAATGGTTAGACAGATCCATATAGGGGGCCATTGCAGGACTGTGTCcggagtgtgttagtgtgtgtgtatgtgggggggggtcactgaggGCCAACTTCCTTTTGAGAGAATAGCaccaggaaacagagacaggaaaaaGGAAGCCGAGGCAGGAAACTGCACCCATTGTCCTCGCACAACACAGTTGCCGTGACAACCCCATGGGGCACAGGCCACACTCGGGGACCAGGTTCCCGATGCAATCACTCACGCTGGCTTGACTGAAAATGTCAGTCCTGTCATTCACACCAGAACACACGCAGGCTACGTGGGGAAATTCAGCTCGCTCGTGTTAGGGATGTGTATCCAACACTGGACCCAAAGGTCCCCGTCGTCACCTGCAGCAGAAAGCTCGTACCAGTGATCATCTGTTGGGCGTCGTAAGGCTCCATGTAACCATCGTTTTCCCCcgttctctctgcctccctctgctCCCTGGTCTTCTGTGCATCGAATGGGTCTGCATAATCCTCAAGGATGATCACCTGAATCGAAGAACACAGAGAAATTGGTTATCTGTTTTATGCACAGGAAACTGGTTCAGACATAGAAATTACAGACagaagaaagagaggagaggtttttttgtgtgtcattTCATCAGAGCAGAGTTATGAGACTGAACCTGGCCTCTTTTAAACCTTCTTAATTACTGCCGTAACCTGCTCCTGTTAAAAGCACCTAATGAGCCATTCTAATCTCCTCTTATCAGTGCCATATACTTTCTTTATCTTAGAAGCCGACGAGCCAGGGACAGTGGGTGATCCTATCAGTGTAGAAGAGTCTCCTGTTAGTGCTCCCTCTTTGTCTCCTGCTGTGTTTCTTTGTGCTATCTAATCGCTTGGATAGCGTAACATAAGCTTGATggtctgggaaaaaaaaacattgtcatCCAGTAGGTTAATTAACAGGCAACGTCTGGGGGCAGGGGTTTATCCAGACagccagactgacagacaggcaggcaggtggaTAGAGGTGCAAGGGTgcattttgcacacacacacacacacacacacacacacacacacacacacacacacacacacacacacacacacacacagatatagtgTACATCACGTGCACATGCAAGTCCAAGTCTTGATCAAGTCACCTGTAAACAGCAGCACTGAGAGAGAACGGGGATTTACCCCTGTATGAAACATAAAACCCCcacccctccatccctcctcttTCACACCGTCTCCCTACTGTCGTCTCCCTGACTTCTGCatctccctttctcttttttcAAAGCCAAGCTGGAGGGGACTTGGGTTAGCACCTGAGTGTCATGTGACACAATGCATTTTATAACATGATAGccttcaccggggggggggggtgatcttgTGAAGGAGAGGGATGAGGTGGAGGAATGAAACAGGAGGAACACCGCGCTGGGGAACATTTTAAAAGGAGAGGTGAGGACTCAGGAGCACTTTCGACCGCCACTTTGtactccaggctgcgtggactGAGAGGTGGGGGGGTGACGggtggagaggaagagaaagagagatagggagagacagaCTGGGAGGAGTGAATAGGAAGCGGAGACAAAGGGGAGGGAGGAACTGAAACAATAATATCAATTTTCAGCGCTTGGACTGGATCCTTTGCTCTTTCGTTGTCAACAGTATTGATGACAGCACATGTTATTTTTGCTGGAGCTGGGTGTATTGTGGTTCTCCTAAAATGGGAAAAACAAGCTATATGAATTTATGTAGGATGGAGTCATCATTTAGTGTCCTTCGGTCATCAGGCTGTTACAAAATCACAGATTGAGCACACAACTCAAACAGGAGGATGGATAAAAAGGGTGTCATTGCAGAAACTCCTCTCTGGCTCTAGGAGGCCATCTAGGATTTTTTTTGCACCACAAAATGTTCCCTaaacatatttgggggggggggtcatagctTTGCAAAGGATGGGAATTATGTTATTTCAGAAATATCGTAGGCAAAGGCAAATGATTTCCATTTCAAATTGAGGTTTTTCACACACCTAAATTATGATAACATAGGAGGTCTGAGGTAAGACAGGAGTATAAGATTTGCTTCAGTAATAGCGGAATAAAATTCTTCCTATCTGTGACACTTATTCAGGAAAAGATCAGGGCCaacactggatttttttttcttttttttctgtgtggGCGGTCCCCTTGCATAAAAAAAGCCCTTTTGCACGAGAAACATAATCCACCTAATCAGGAAAGTATCATATTTATTTAACAAACAAGAGTTATAGTTTCCTGCATTCAGGCCGCACAACTTACTGTTTCCGACTTGCACTGCACTTGTGGTTTTTCCATTTCAGCCGCCACTTGGCCACTCAAGGTACCAGTGTTGAAATTTGGGGTTTTGTCCTGTTTGTCCACTCTGATCAGCCGGTTAATGTAAGCGTTTGCAGAGGTAGAGGTTTTGAGGGGCCGATGCTGCTCCTCAAATACTGAATCTGCTTTGGAAATCTTGCGACTTTTGCTCGACAGAAGAGTATCCCAAACTTTTCCATCCTTTGGTGAACCTGTGCCGTTTCTGCCCAACTCAATGGCTGAATTCTTCCGATTTCTGCCAGACAGGAGAGAGCCGACTCCTCCACCACCACTATGACTACTGTCTACAGAGGTGGAATTTTTCCGCTGCCCTCCTTTGGGGACTGATGCTTTGGTACCGATGCTCGCCACCAGTCCGGGTTTGGCCCTTGACTGGGATCCCGATTCGGAAGCTGAGCGGATCCTGTCGGTACCATTCTTCAAATTTATGGGGAACTCTTTGAACCACTTTGCCATTGTAATTTAGGAAGAAAGTAAATTACCTCTCTGTTATCCCTACACCACTCAGCGCCATACACCACCACGGCCCAGGAGACGCACCTTTAGAAATCCTGGCCCTTTATTCTAACAAAAGACTTCCGCTGCTTTATTCTGCGTTACTCTCTTGGAACCTGTGTTATCTTTGTAGGTTACAGATTTATATTACCAATGTGTCATTTAAGTCCTAATTAAACTATTTTTGCAAAGTCCAATCTGCACTCTGTATAAGTATGTCTTGGGCTAAATCTATTTAGTCTGTGCAAAAGGTGAGAAATAGTCGAAAAAAAAGCGTGGCTAGCACAAAACGGGCAACAAAAAAGCCCATTTggcaaatatatatgtatatacatataaatatatcccTACTTTATCCCATTTGTTGAAACCTGTCCTTTGATCCGTTCAgagtaaaacaaaaaaatcattccCTTTGGATAAAAAGGTGCCTCCGGAGTGGGATGAGTCGAAAGAATTGAAAGTTTTTCTTGCTTCTGATTTGTGGTCCCATTCCCAGAGCAGCTTATCTGGTCTTTTACAGCCGTCCACTGTCacagaggcttctgtctgtgcTCGGAGTCAGGAGGGtggagatgatgtgtgtgtgtgggagggggaggcAGAAACCGAACACGGGGTGGGCGGTTATGAATTTATGCAGACTGGGTCTTGCAGAGGCTTATTGGTCTTTTCGGTTAGTTTTTGTAGTATAGGAAGGCTATATTAAAATCATTGCTGAGGAATGTACCTGGACAAATCAGAGGGGATGTTGACCCTTTGGGAGTACAACATTAGCTTGCTTGGGGACAGAAGCATTGTAACACCCCTAGGCACCCTAATAAATGTACATTTCTATGACTATTACTGTTCATAAATGTGACTCTCGATTTAGCTCCTGATATGCGCACTTTTCATAATAAGGCTGAAAGTGAGTGAGGAATACTTTCATATTTTTAAGAGCAATATTATTACCACATTACTACTTAATTGGATTGCTAATTAATGGCCAACCATTGCTTTAATCGTAGTATATAGTTAGAACGTGGTCCGTTCTGGACTGCTCCACATAGGCAATTGATAGGTGTGACATACAACGCAAAACATAAGGGGGGGACAGTACTACGATTGGAAACAAATACCTACCTTAACAGCGAAATGGATTACATAATCCGAAAAAGGGAACATTTTAGATAACTGAGAAACGTATTCTATATAGACGAGTGACATATTCAAAACACCCCTATCTCCTCCTTGAGTTGTAACCTTCCATGGTGAGCAATACTCCTACTCGTCCCTCTTTGTCCGGTGGCGATAGaaggccattattattattattatggcaaAATTCGCGTTTTTGAATGAATAATAGTTGAATGGTGGATCGAAACAGCAAGCTTACACCGCGTGTGGACTGGTTTGCCGGCAATGACACACCAGAGAGTTTCAATTTAAAGGACAGCAGAGCGAGCAACGGAGAAAGGGTACAGTTTGCTTTCCAAGACTGTCTGCAAGCTGGCTAGCTCTATTCAATAGCATGCTAAATTTAGCTACTACTAGGCTAATGTTAGCATAGTAAACATAGACGGACTGGTATGTCTCGCAAGAACATGAACTGAATAAAAGTAGCTTCAGGTGATTCGGTTGAATACAGCTAAGTAGTACGCGGTTGCGAATAACCATCTATAAACTGCAGTGACAGCGAAAGCTTAAAGGCTACCTAGCTAGCCACATTGGGTAACgtggctagctagttagctaaaatcagtggctagctagctaacactagCTGGTCTTGTAGCCTCACATCTGTAAGTGATCATCTCGGAGAGGGAGGGCGGGGGTGTTCTGCAACTTGCATGGACTGGCAAACGAGTCAGGTAGCAAGCAATCAGTTTCATTCAGTCGAAAAAAGAAGCTGGCTTGCAACCAGGTTGCTCAACTATATCCAAAAGATCAcatagctaacgctagctaatgtGAGCCGTCTCACTTCAATCAGACGTGAATTTGTTGACCAAATCCCGGCGTGACAGACAGCGCTGCGAAATCTTTGCAGCTGGAAAGGAGTTTGCAGACCTGGGCCGGTGACATAATTAAGTTAAAATTACGTTGTTAGCTAATATTGTGATGGTTATCATTATAAGGTTATCGGCCTGAAGGGTGACTCCACCTGCATTGCTCGTAGCCTTCAAGACTTCgtcatttttaactttttttcttgcatatgaATGGTGATATGCCACCTCACCGACAGTCATATTAGCTAATGGCTACCGAATCGGGGAGACTACTGGCGGGCCAAGGTCAAGGAAAACGAGGCAAAGGTAGGAATAAATTTCACCCATCTCCGAATCAGATCGGAACCATCCATTACTGCGCTGCAATGGGCTGCACTGGGGCTGTTAGCAAATCCCTTCTCGCCTCCCCCATCTGTAAACTTCACGACTGTCTACGGTGGCTGTTTTCTCACAGAGTGGATCTGTGAACGGGTTCATGTCTTTCTTGCTATCAGTGTACCTTCAGCTCCCGTTTCCTCGTACTCATGTCTTCGTCTTTTCCTGTCTCCCTCATTGACCTTACCTCCTTCTGCCTCTGTTttcggtctctctccctctctcgcctggGTCATTTGGTCCGCCTGGGTCATTTGCGAGTCAAGGCTTCATAACCTTGGTGATGATAACGCCTGGATCTTGTCAACATCTTGTCCTCATGCCAGTCTATGTCCCATCATTGAATCCATCTCAACTGTTGGACTTAAAAAAAGAGGCCCTAGGTCTAAAGCTGCTCCACTCTGTCACTAAGGGGTATTGGCCAATCCAAATGTGATATTTTACCAGATTTGTGATGGATCGTTAGAATTAACCATGCAGGCCTGTGTTGTTGCTAATAGTGAATCCCTCATTTCCGCCCCTTCCTTTCATATTCATTATTTCAGCTTCACAGATGAAGAGCCcagagaaaaagaagagaaaatccAATACTCAGGTAAAGAATGCCTTGTGCAGCCTGAACACATTCCCATATAATGCAAACGTGCGCTCTACATTTGACAGGTTGTATGTTGTGTACAGCCCTCTAAATCATCTTGTCCTGCACTCACTAAAGGTGCATTGTTTTCTTTtatcaaacttttctttttttttttctttgtcttagTCGGCGGGATTCTCCCACCTCTCTGAGTTCGCACCACCTCCCACCCCCATGGTGGACCACCTGGTTGCCTCTAACCCCTTTGATGATGACTTCGGGCCCCCATCTCGACCTGGTGGGGCAGGTGGTCCAGGTGGTGCTCCTTTTCTGCCCAGTCCTGGGGCTGGTGGGGGAGGTGGGTATGGGGGTGGAGGCAGAATGGGTGGAGGCATGGGCTTCATGGGAGGCCCAGGAGGACCAGGTGGTGGCCAGCCTGGGCGAAGGCCGCCTTTTGGGCCTCCATCCAGTGCTGGACCGCACCACCAGCTGAGTTTTGGGGGGATGCCTGGCTTTGGGGGTGGTggcggaggaggtggtggtggtggtggagggggaggTGGCGGATTCCCTCCTGGAGGCCCCTCACAGTTCAACATGCCCCCCAATTTTAGTCCACCCATGCACCCAGGGCCAGGATTCAACCCCATGCTGTCTCCAGGGAGTATGGGGGGCCCGGGAGGAGGGGGGCCACCCCATCCTCGATTTGGCATACCCCCACAGCAGCAACATGGACAGGGTGGACATCCATTCAACAGTCCTCCTTTACCTGGTGGTGGAGGACCCCGGGGCCCCCCACATGGCCCCATGAATCCCATGGGCGGGATGCCTCCTGGGATGAACATGATGGGTGGGATGGGTGGTGGCCCAGGAGGAAACATGGTTGGAGGGCTGCCTGGTATGCCCCCTCAAGGACAGTTCCCTCCTTCACAAGATGGTCCCTACCCAGGCCCCAGTCCCCCAGGACCGGGAAACGAGGAGGGCAAGAACTTTGGTGGAGGGGGACCTCAATCTGGGCCTCctcagcaacaacagcaacagcctaaccttaaccccaatgGCCCACCTCCCAACAACACTACCCCTGGCCCTCCCCCAAACTCCGGTCCACCCCAGTCAGGGGGCGGCTTCCCTGGCCACCCTGATGTCCAGCAACCCAACGCCAATACGCCTGGCCAGCCTCCCTCAGCACCGCCTCAGGCCAATCCCAATTCCTCTCCTACTGGTCCACTGAATGGATCAGGCCAGCCCCAGCATCCACCACCCAATCAACTGCAGCCACCCAACAATGCCAGCGCCCCCAACTCAAACAACTccagccagcagcagcagccaccaCAATCCACTCCTCCTAACTCTGCCCCTGGCTCCACCCCTTACAACCAGCAAAACAACACTCCAGGTACAGGGGGTCCCATGCCCAACGCACCTCCTAATTCTGcccagaacaatatgaccaacaACAATGGAGGCAACACCCCTGGTAGTAACCCCAATCCcccctccaactccacctccacACCCAACACTCAGTCTCCCTTGGCTCCCGGCCCCACTATGTCCTCCACCGGGCCAGGTTCCGGTCCCGGCAAACTTGGCGGCTCGGGAATGGTGTTCCCTTGCGGCTTCTGTCTGGCAGAGGTGCATGATGACCAGGATGCCATCTTGTGTGAGGCTTCATGCCAACGCTGGTTCCACCGCGACTGTACAGGCCTGACGGAGCCAGCCTATGGGCTGCTGACTCGTGAGAGTGCTGCGGTTTGGGCTTGTGACTTCTGCCTCAAGACCAAGGAGATCCAGGCAGTGTATGTACGCCAGGGGTTAGGCCAGCTGGTGGCGGCTAATGAGGGATGAAGAATGAATCACAGAGGAGCAGTCGAGGAGGCACGACGTGtaggaacatgaagaggagatGCAAAGAGACATTATTTGCTCTGATCTAACCCAACGAATTGTGTATCATGTCTGCTACATGCTCAACTTTCTCTTGAATAGCCCTTTACTTGCTTGACAAACAGAAACATACCCATTCACATTCATGCTTACATAGCACTTTTAGTGACtctaggtttgtttttttttgttttttttttttggggtttttttttttttttttggttccccCACTTGAGTCAAATTGTGTGACAAGTTTTAAACTCCACAGTCCACCATACATACAGCCTGTTGACCAGCATAgcactgacaccaacacactaCCTCACACACTGTGACTGGCACAGAAGCTCCTGCGCTGATGGACCGACTGGTTTGACTCAGCCCAGATACACCAAATGGCATTTtgtcacacatagacacacaaggTGGGTGAAAATAAATCAATATCATAATTCAGAAGTATCTCCCCAGCTATATTGTATTGATACGGTGATATATAAAGTATCAATATTTTTATGTACATTTTAAGGCTATAAATGCTCTATCAGATGTTTAAAATTGAAGAAATGGTCATTGAAAGAGTGCCTAAAACTCTAAAAGGCCTTGAATGTCATTTTCCTTCTAAATTGATTCAtacctgttttttcttttttttttaatgtttcataTTAAGATTTAACAGGATATTATTTGACATTTACTGCCATCAAATGAAAGGAAAATCTTAGGATTTTTGAATGATATATTGCAGTGTCAAATCTGAATACAAAATTTATTGCCAAAgtaccaagaaaaaaaaagatagctGGCACCTTCAGACAGTTTTCGTCATTTGACAAATGCTATTTTGTTTTTACAGTAGCATTCTGGCACACCTTCACTCTCCCCTGCTCCCTGTCTGCCGTTCCTTATGACCCAGTGCAGATCAACCCAAAGTAGACCCCAGGCTAAGACTTCAGACACACACTTCAGAAAGGTCATATTTGCAGAAGTAGTTGTAAATATTTAGGAAGACCATTTGCTTTGAACACACCTCCATCCATTGTGAAAATGCTGGAGTCAACCAATGAACAAAAAATGATTTGTTCTTGTGTCTTGCTTCTGTTAAATAGGacatttggggagggggggtttatATATTGAATcaactttttttatatatatctccACCCGGTACACACAAATTGTGAAATCAGTGCTTTTGGATGGCGTCGGCCTAGCAAATAGTGACATCACTTAATATCAGATGTGCATAGTTTGTTCTTGGGGGGGGTTGCATGTGAACCAATGCAGTGACTTTTgatctgtttgtttttgtgttctgGTCTCTGCTGGAGGCCTTGAAGTAGACCAAATAACTAAAGAGTGAAAAAAACTCCGTTTTCATATTTCTGTCACGGTCAGAGGTGTTAATAACTTTCCcttctatctttctttttctttcaatgTCCAAGTTGCCTTTTTTCAGCCGTTCCCTTTGATTTTTGTATTATTTGTGCTGTTCAATATGCTCTGCTCTGGCGCCCTCTGGTGGAACGTAGAGGACCCAGTGAGCCCCACGCCGACTGGGGAAGGGAAAGGTACTGAACTCTGAAGTAAAGAGAACTTTTTTGTACTTGTCcatgtctgttttttgtttgtttgtttgtttgtttgtttgtttgtttgttttttaatttgttGGTAATTGTTGTATTAAAATGTGGTTTCGCAAACCTACAGAAACAAATAAGCTTATGTAAATTCTTTTGATATATATACTCCCATTTTGATGTACTACCATGCAGTGCTGCAGTCAGAATGCTGTCAAAATCCTGTATTACTACATCCTTAATGATTTATTTGAAGTAATTTTCAAAAAGCTAGTGTATAGCAAATGTAAAACTGTTTGAGGAAGGAAACTGTAATGTAGCCCGGTCTTGACGTAATGTATGTTCATCTAACATATATGTCTAAGAAAGGCCATCCTAACTAACAATATATAGGTCAAGCTCCAAGTTTAGTGCACAGTGCACACAGGTTGTATTTTATAACTGAGACCATTAATCATCATAATCCAAGGATTACCCATGAATAGTGTACAAGATGATTACTCTAAGATTATATTTCCACCCTTTCCTTGTGAAACTTAGACAAAAACCAGACAAGCAAATAGTTTTGGTGCCCCCTGTATGATCTGACAGACATAAGAAAACATAGTCAGCTCTTTATATTACATACACATATGTAAAGATATTGGAGATTCTTTGAGGTTCCctaaggttttttttcttttctaaagcACATTGAGGTACATTTAAATGGCAGTAGCCCGAATGAGCAGAGAGAAATTGTTCAGTTGTTACGAATCAGATGTTGCACAATAGGATGCCATTTTATTACATTTGAGTTTTCAAATTTGAATTAACATTTCCATATTTTCAACTGTAAAGCAGGAGACACCTTTAAAAATGACCAGGGAAATGTGGCCTTAACATTTTAACATCAGCAGGTGTGCACAGTTGTACATGATAGTCAAGTGCAAAGTGCATTAAAGTGCTTTTCATTGTGACCCAAAAAAATCTACACAAGTTCGGAAAATGACAATTCATTTCGGGGATTTCAGTGTTATTTTCTAATCTGCATTCAAATTTCCATTAGGTTAACAATACACTTCATTATACTGTACTGCTAACATTGGTAGCGGCTGCAATTCATGTAAAGTAACAGGCTTTgatgacaacaaaaaaaatctagaTATTTTTTAAGAATAGTTTGAAAAAGGAATCTGCATGGTAACGAGCAACAACACAAAATGTGCATCGTTTTCTGAAACGATATAACTCATACAACGTTGCCCATTAAGTCTTCTTCTCCAGAAGACTTCTGGTGATTCAATAAGGCATCGAATTTAAGCGTAATTCACTTAAAATGGTCTTCATACGTTTTGCCTCGTCTCTTGCCAGTTTTGCAGGCAAAGTTACAGCCTAGACATCAGGATTAACGTGTCGGTCTttgcatgtacactaccgttcaaaagtttgggatcacccaaacaattttgtgttttccatgaaaagtcacacttattcaccaccatatgttgtgaaatgaatagaaaatagagtcaagacattgacaaggttagaaataatgatttgtatttgaaataagattttttttacatcaaactttgctttcgtcaaagaatcctccatttgcagcaattacagcattgcagacctttggcattctagctgttaatttgttgaggtaatctggagaaattgcaccccacgcttccagaagcagctcccacaagttggattggttggatgggcacttctttgagcagattgagtttctggagcatcacatttgtggggtcaattaaacgctcaaaatggccagaaaaagagaactttcatctgaaactcgacagtctattcttgttcttagaaatgaaggctattccatgcgagaaattgctaagaaattgaagatttcctacaccggtgtgtactactcccttcagaggacagcacaaacaggctctaaccagagtagaaaaagaagtgggaggccgcgttgcacaactgagcaagaagataagtacattagagtctctagtttgagaaacagacgcctcacaggtccccaactggcatcttcattaaatagtacctgttagagcctgtttgtgctgtcctctgaagggagtagtacacaccggtgtaggaaatcttcaatttcttagcaatttctcgcatggaatagccttcatttctaagaacaagaatagactgtcgagtttcagatgaaagttctctttttctggccattttgagcgtttaattgaccccacaaatgtgttgctccagaaactcaatctgctcaaagaagtgcccatccaaccaatccaacttgtgggagctgcttctggaagcgtggggtgcaatttctccagattacctcaacaaattaacagctagaatgccaaaggtctgcaatgctgtaattgctgcaaatggaggattctttgacgaaagcaaagtttgatgtaaaaaaaatcttatttcaaatacaaatcattatttctaaccttgtcaatgtcttgactctattttctattcatttcacaacatatggtggtgaataagtgtgacttttcatggaaaacacgaaattgtttgggtgatcccaaacttttgaacggtagtgtagatgggCGATATTATATATGATAAATTATACGGTTCAGCCATGAACATGCAGCAGGTCTGCTGGAAATAGGCCAAGATGTTTTTCTGGTGTTGTAGAATTTTCTGACTCCCCCGCAGAATCTTGACTCCCCTTGGCGTGAGGCtaggctaaccccccccccccccccccaaaaaaaaaactaaccctAACCGTCACGCCAAGGGCAGTCAGATTCTGCGGGGG
It includes:
- the pygo2 gene encoding pygopus homolog 2; translated protein: MKSPEKKKRKSNTQSAGFSHLSEFAPPPTPMVDHLVASNPFDDDFGPPSRPGGAGGPGGAPFLPSPGAGGGGGYGGGGRMGGGMGFMGGPGGPGGGQPGRRPPFGPPSSAGPHHQLSFGGMPGFGGGGGGGGGGGGGGGGGFPPGGPSQFNMPPNFSPPMHPGPGFNPMLSPGSMGGPGGGGPPHPRFGIPPQQQHGQGGHPFNSPPLPGGGGPRGPPHGPMNPMGGMPPGMNMMGGMGGGPGGNMVGGLPGMPPQGQFPPSQDGPYPGPSPPGPGNEEGKNFGGGGPQSGPPQQQQQQPNLNPNGPPPNNTTPGPPPNSGPPQSGGGFPGHPDVQQPNANTPGQPPSAPPQANPNSSPTGPLNGSGQPQHPPPNQLQPPNNASAPNSNNSSQQQQPPQSTPPNSAPGSTPYNQQNNTPGTGGPMPNAPPNSAQNNMTNNNGGNTPGSNPNPPSNSTSTPNTQSPLAPGPTMSSTGPGSGPGKLGGSGMVFPCGFCLAEVHDDQDAILCEASCQRWFHRDCTGLTEPAYGLLTRESAAVWACDFCLKTKEIQAVYVRQGLGQLVAANEG